One window of the Streptomyces sp. ITFR-21 genome contains the following:
- a CDS encoding NADase-type glycan-binding domain-containing protein yields MRSCPSCGAPNQPGDDFCGNCGTYLGWSDEARGTSAAPDRAGAPTPSAPPAGSAPPTPEAGSAAQAGSAAQAGSAAQTARGTSAAPGAPTASTGPAAPPPEPVLPVQPARPVAPRPVARSAAAPSEVAGPPCPACGTPNPPGRRFCRHCATPLAPAPAEARVPWWRTIRPLRRRVRAGSGRAVRLLVILVVVVALCAAGILLLPAGHALFEATLDKLDGTKEVTPKAVVASSQLRSHPAANTTDGISNRYWGMPEPGASVTYTFRQPVRLVDVIITNGASTSQPEYEREARALRMEMTVTSTDHRTHHKTLDLTDEAKAQTFETGISDVVSVRLVLSSVTGLTRGRHVALAEVEFYQRD; encoded by the coding sequence GTGCGTTCCTGTCCCTCGTGCGGCGCGCCCAATCAACCCGGCGACGACTTCTGCGGCAACTGCGGGACGTATCTGGGCTGGTCCGACGAGGCACGCGGCACGTCCGCGGCGCCCGATCGCGCCGGGGCGCCCACGCCGTCCGCGCCGCCTGCCGGGTCCGCGCCGCCCACGCCGGAGGCCGGTTCGGCGGCGCAGGCCGGTTCGGCGGCGCAGGCCGGTTCGGCGGCGCAGACCGCGCGGGGCACGTCCGCCGCACCCGGCGCACCCACCGCGTCCACCGGCCCGGCCGCGCCGCCGCCCGAACCGGTGCTGCCCGTGCAGCCGGCGAGGCCGGTCGCACCGCGCCCGGTGGCGCGCTCGGCGGCGGCGCCGTCAGAGGTCGCCGGACCGCCGTGCCCCGCCTGCGGCACGCCCAACCCGCCGGGCCGCCGCTTCTGCCGGCACTGCGCGACGCCGCTGGCCCCGGCGCCGGCCGAGGCCCGAGTGCCGTGGTGGCGGACGATCCGGCCGCTGCGCCGCCGGGTACGGGCCGGCTCCGGGCGGGCCGTCCGGCTGCTGGTGATACTGGTCGTGGTCGTGGCACTGTGTGCGGCCGGGATCCTGCTGCTGCCCGCCGGACACGCTCTCTTCGAGGCCACCCTGGACAAGCTCGACGGCACCAAGGAGGTCACCCCGAAGGCCGTGGTGGCGAGCTCCCAGTTGCGCTCGCACCCGGCGGCCAACACCACGGACGGCATCAGCAACCGCTACTGGGGGATGCCGGAGCCGGGCGCCTCGGTGACGTACACCTTCCGTCAGCCGGTCCGCCTGGTCGACGTCATCATCACCAACGGCGCCTCCACGTCGCAGCCGGAGTACGAGCGGGAGGCCCGAGCGCTCCGGATGGAGATGACGGTGACCTCCACGGACCACCGGACGCACCACAAGACGCTCGACCTGACCGACGAGGCGAAGGCGCAGACCTTCGAGACCGGGATCAGCGACGTGGTGAGTGTCCGACTGGTGCTGTCGTCGGTCACCGGTCTCACGCGGGGCCGCCATGTCGCCCTCGCGGAGGTCGAGTTCTACCAACGGGACTGA
- a CDS encoding alcohol dehydrogenase catalytic domain-containing protein, which produces MTTARAVVLTNFTNPPELASFDVPPPTPGGLTVACRYAGICGTDLHPASGHLDVPTPLVLGHEGLGTVHALGTGTDRDANGDALAVGDTVMWASSIACHACHACHACHVLREPTLCANRRTYGVNRPVTEESPLRGSWGDFISLEPGTTVIRLPAGIDPVAAMSFACAGPTMVHALGGRRPVRLGETVVVQGSGPVGLAAAALAQLAGARVIGRLRPPTRETGEARGQPGSRRPAPGRSTTAAGRRPDSGSPPPRRAPPSRWAAHSSAGGAPRKP; this is translated from the coding sequence GTGACCACTGCTCGCGCCGTCGTCCTCACGAATTTCACGAACCCGCCGGAACTGGCCTCGTTCGACGTGCCGCCGCCGACGCCGGGCGGTCTCACCGTGGCCTGCCGGTACGCCGGCATCTGCGGGACCGATCTGCACCCGGCCAGCGGCCACTTGGACGTCCCCACACCGCTGGTGCTCGGCCACGAGGGACTGGGCACCGTCCACGCGCTGGGCACCGGCACGGACCGGGACGCCAACGGCGACGCGCTCGCGGTCGGCGACACCGTCATGTGGGCCTCGTCCATCGCCTGCCACGCCTGCCACGCCTGCCACGCCTGCCACGTCCTGCGTGAACCGACCCTGTGCGCGAACCGGCGGACGTACGGCGTCAACAGGCCCGTCACCGAGGAGTCCCCGCTGCGCGGCTCCTGGGGGGACTTCATCAGCCTGGAACCGGGCACCACGGTGATCAGACTGCCCGCCGGGATCGACCCGGTGGCCGCCATGTCCTTCGCCTGCGCGGGTCCGACGATGGTGCACGCGCTCGGCGGGCGGCGGCCGGTGCGGCTCGGGGAGACGGTGGTCGTCCAGGGCAGCGGGCCGGTCGGTCTGGCCGCCGCCGCCCTGGCCCAGCTGGCCGGAGCGCGCGTCATCGGGCGCCTCAGGCCCCCCACCCGCGAAACCGGTGAGGCGCGCGGCCAGCCGGGGTCCAGGAGACCGGCGCCCGGAAGGTCCACCACCGCGGCCGGCCGTCGGCCGGACAGCGGATCACCTCCACCTCGCCGAGCCCCGCCGTCTCGCTGGGCTGCACACTCATCTGCTGGCGGCGCGCCAAGAAAGCCATGA
- a CDS encoding ATP-grasp domain-containing protein: protein MTEEPAGRGVVAIVDAYSSARFLASEFRRRGYKCMHIRSAPVVNASYARSYHPEDFVAEVVHQGDTARTAAIVAEFGPLCLLPGIESGVELADALSEALHLRTNGTQLSGSRRDKYLMGERIRAAGVPTAEQILATDLDTLLNWQKKSDGRMVVLKPLRSAGNDGVRFCDGADQVRAAFETLIGTDSALGTHNTEVLAQEYLPGAEYLVNTVSFDGRHHVTDLWRMHHLSANGVRDLGAGAVLLPRHGVEQDALVDYAVRVLDALGVRNGPAHSEVKLTPDGPRLIETAARICGADLHIPVRAATGASQIEWTADAYVDPDRFRAGWADDYELSRHAGLVNMISPTAGELANYPRMAELQALDSFHSLTLSAQPGGAIHRTVDDWTYPMRVFYVHALESTVMHDILSTRHMDGHGFYDVVPAPAATS, encoded by the coding sequence ATGACGGAAGAGCCAGCTGGCCGCGGCGTCGTCGCGATCGTCGACGCGTACTCCAGCGCCCGCTTTCTGGCCTCCGAGTTCCGCCGGCGCGGCTATAAGTGCATGCACATCAGAAGCGCACCCGTGGTCAACGCCTCCTACGCGCGCAGCTACCACCCGGAGGACTTCGTTGCCGAGGTCGTGCACCAGGGTGACACCGCGCGGACCGCCGCCATCGTGGCCGAATTCGGGCCGCTCTGCCTGCTGCCCGGCATCGAGAGCGGCGTCGAACTGGCCGACGCGCTGAGTGAGGCCCTGCACTTACGGACCAACGGCACTCAGTTGAGTGGGTCCCGTCGGGACAAGTACCTGATGGGCGAGCGCATTCGGGCTGCGGGGGTGCCGACTGCCGAGCAGATCCTGGCCACCGACCTCGACACCCTACTCAACTGGCAGAAGAAGTCCGACGGCCGCATGGTCGTACTGAAGCCGCTGCGCAGCGCGGGCAACGACGGGGTGCGCTTCTGCGACGGTGCCGACCAGGTGCGCGCCGCCTTCGAGACGCTCATTGGCACCGACAGCGCTTTGGGCACGCACAACACCGAGGTACTCGCGCAGGAGTACCTTCCCGGTGCCGAATACCTCGTCAACACCGTCAGTTTCGACGGCCGCCACCATGTCACCGACCTGTGGCGGATGCATCATCTCAGCGCCAACGGTGTCCGCGACCTCGGCGCGGGCGCGGTCCTTCTGCCGCGTCACGGCGTGGAGCAGGACGCATTGGTCGACTACGCCGTGCGGGTCCTCGACGCGCTGGGGGTGCGCAACGGCCCTGCCCACAGCGAGGTCAAGCTGACTCCAGACGGGCCGAGGCTGATCGAGACGGCCGCCCGGATATGCGGTGCAGACCTCCACATCCCCGTCCGTGCGGCAACCGGCGCCAGTCAGATCGAATGGACGGCCGACGCCTATGTCGACCCCGACCGCTTCCGGGCAGGATGGGCTGACGACTACGAGCTCTCGCGGCATGCCGGCCTGGTTAACATGATCTCGCCCACGGCCGGAGAGCTCGCCAACTATCCCAGGATGGCCGAGTTGCAGGCGCTGGACAGTTTCCACAGCCTGACGCTGAGCGCCCAGCCCGGAGGCGCGATCCACCGCACGGTGGACGACTGGACGTACCCGATGCGCGTGTTCTATGTCCACGCCCTGGAGAGCACGGTCATGCACGACATCCTCAGCACCCGCCACATGGACGGTCACGGCTTCTACGACGTTGTCCCCGCACCGGCGGCCACATCCTGA
- a CDS encoding prolyl oligopeptidase family serine peptidase — translation MTGRSPAARRDDRPHKLHGHLYHDPYRWLEDADSPETTRWAAAQHELCERALADLPGRSALRARVTQLMGTGHVGSPVWRGDRHFLTRRSADQDRALLLVVEPTGEERVLIDPLRLDPAGGTTLDFWLPDREGRRLAYKLSSAGSEESLLYVLDVATGGSVEGPIPGAGHGAVAWLPGGETYYYVRQRPADSQRPDARPERRVHLHRVGADPDREDVQIFGEGQPEADEYGLTVSADGRWLSLGTSRGTESRSDLWLGDLTAGSPQAPEFRPVQTGADADTGLYMWRDGRAYLFTDRDAPRSRLCVADPSDLAYESWRDLVPEDPQAVLTDFAILDGAELERPQLLVGWIRHAVSEVTVHDLETGAWLSAVEMPGGGSIGGLFERPEGGHEAWFSYTDHASAGSILRYDARDRTTTLWAATPGTVAVPTVVSSTVTYQSADGTAVRMRIVEPSDRSGPRPAILFGYGGFGSSMAPEYDPAVLAWVEAGGVHAVAHVRGGGEEGEDWHRAGVGENKQRVVEDFIAAALTLTDGGWTTAPQLAIHGGSNGGLLAAAAVTQRPELFQAAVWESPLLDMVRYERSGMGHLWTAEYGSADDPEQLGWLLGYSPYHQVRPGTDYPAIMITVSENDARVDPMHGRKMCAALQYAGADGAPVLLRSEAGAGHRGRSASSAAALTADVLAFVAHHTGLDLTRLPSPPSQ, via the coding sequence GTGACTGGGCGCTCCCCGGCCGCCCGCCGCGACGACCGCCCCCACAAGCTCCACGGACACCTCTACCACGACCCCTACCGGTGGCTGGAGGACGCCGACAGCCCGGAGACCACCCGCTGGGCCGCCGCGCAGCACGAGCTGTGCGAGCGCGCCCTGGCAGACCTGCCGGGACGCTCCGCGCTCCGCGCTCGCGTCACCCAGCTGATGGGAACCGGCCACGTCGGCTCGCCGGTCTGGCGGGGCGACCGCCACTTCCTCACCCGTCGCTCGGCCGACCAGGACCGCGCGCTGCTGCTGGTGGTGGAACCCACCGGCGAGGAGCGCGTCCTCATCGACCCGCTGCGCCTGGACCCGGCCGGCGGCACAACCCTGGACTTCTGGCTCCCAGACCGGGAGGGGCGGCGGCTGGCGTACAAGCTGTCCAGCGCGGGCAGCGAGGAGTCGCTGCTGTACGTGCTCGACGTCGCCACCGGCGGGTCCGTCGAGGGGCCGATCCCCGGCGCAGGCCACGGCGCCGTCGCCTGGCTCCCCGGCGGCGAGACCTACTACTACGTCCGGCAGCGACCCGCCGACTCGCAGCGTCCCGACGCCCGCCCGGAACGCCGTGTCCATCTGCACCGGGTCGGCGCCGACCCGGACCGCGAGGACGTACAGATCTTCGGGGAGGGGCAGCCCGAAGCCGACGAGTACGGTCTGACCGTCAGCGCGGACGGGCGCTGGCTGAGCCTGGGCACGTCTCGTGGCACCGAGAGCCGCAGCGACCTCTGGCTGGGGGACCTGACTGCGGGGTCGCCGCAGGCTCCCGAGTTCCGGCCCGTGCAGACCGGCGCCGACGCCGACACCGGGCTGTACATGTGGCGGGACGGGCGCGCCTACCTGTTCACCGATCGGGACGCTCCGCGGTCGCGGCTGTGCGTCGCGGACCCCTCGGACCTGGCCTACGAATCCTGGAGGGACCTGGTGCCCGAGGACCCGCAGGCGGTGCTCACCGACTTCGCCATCCTGGACGGGGCCGAGTTGGAGCGGCCGCAGTTGCTGGTCGGCTGGATCCGGCACGCGGTCAGCGAGGTCACCGTCCACGACCTGGAGACCGGTGCGTGGCTCAGCGCCGTGGAGATGCCGGGCGGCGGCTCCATCGGCGGCCTCTTCGAGCGGCCCGAAGGCGGCCACGAGGCATGGTTCTCGTACACCGACCATGCCTCGGCCGGGTCGATCCTGCGCTACGACGCCCGCGACCGCACCACCACGCTGTGGGCGGCCACCCCCGGCACGGTCGCGGTGCCCACGGTGGTCAGCTCCACGGTCACCTACCAGTCCGCCGACGGCACGGCCGTGCGCATGCGGATCGTCGAACCGTCTGACCGGAGCGGCCCGCGGCCTGCGATACTCTTCGGCTACGGGGGGTTCGGCTCGTCGATGGCCCCTGAGTACGACCCGGCGGTACTCGCCTGGGTGGAGGCCGGCGGCGTGCACGCGGTGGCCCATGTGCGTGGCGGCGGTGAGGAGGGCGAGGATTGGCACCGTGCCGGGGTCGGCGAGAACAAGCAGCGTGTGGTCGAGGACTTCATTGCCGCAGCGCTCACCCTGACCGACGGCGGTTGGACGACGGCGCCTCAGCTCGCCATCCACGGCGGCTCCAACGGGGGCCTGCTGGCAGCGGCCGCGGTCACACAGCGGCCCGAACTGTTCCAAGCGGCGGTCTGGGAGTCTCCCCTCCTGGACATGGTGCGCTACGAGCGGTCCGGGATGGGACACCTGTGGACTGCGGAGTACGGCTCTGCGGACGACCCCGAGCAACTCGGCTGGCTGCTGGGATACTCGCCCTACCACCAGGTAAGGCCGGGAACCGACTACCCGGCGATCATGATCACCGTGTCGGAGAACGACGCGCGGGTGGATCCGATGCACGGCCGGAAGATGTGCGCGGCGCTCCAGTACGCCGGCGCCGACGGGGCGCCGGTCCTGCTGCGCAGCGAGGCCGGTGCGGGCCACCGGGGGCGCTCGGCGAGCAGCGCGGCGGCACTGACCGCGGACGTGCTCGCCTTCGTCGCCCACCACACCGGGCTGGACCTGACCAGGCTGCCCTCGCCCCCATCCCAGTGA
- a CDS encoding flavin reductase: MNSPLPVLLSAYSVSQLGNWLFRTGVVYYAYNQHHGSNALLTTAIVLVYLPVLFGSRLLAPLADRRDTRRTLIGLDGLRATVLTMLLIAVWAGIGFTSAVTIGVMAFLSLLTPFFTASQTAYLRRVLPAERIPGALAALSRVDWLTFVLGTAAAPLMLQVTNLPALIFLDIITFVVSGLLLVKLATAPTADGAGRGVPGSGAGRPRLTASSRLLLAGVFALNAGAGLINVYPNVVARDFLGGGAFWLSAINLANGVGGVVGATLAGRLRTQRGLRPALVAGLVISVSLACMTFVTTAWVAIAASTVMLGAGQVFAVLFQARILANEPVGVAGRVSGYFTLGTFAGVTVSVLMFIGIVDVGPMRRSFTVLLLVAAVCAAVAAATGYVAVRRYGNNAAAAADPPEPPPAGQTLAGPEADGKLVRQAGRSFATGVVVATTVSDGVPHATTVNSFATVSLDPALVLVCFDHTSRLGALVSPGTPLGLTILSARQEHTARHFARGDRPDGDAQFAEHPWRAGERTGAPLLQNGMGWLECTVQSVVPAGDHSIVVARVSSWTPSDDVPHDPLLFFGGRFRALNTHVDGSGPSPDLQTEARERPDHQAADLEGAER; encoded by the coding sequence GTGAACTCCCCTCTGCCCGTCCTGCTGTCGGCGTACTCGGTGAGCCAGCTCGGTAACTGGCTGTTCCGCACCGGTGTCGTCTACTACGCCTACAACCAGCACCACGGCTCCAACGCCCTGCTCACTACCGCCATCGTGCTGGTGTACCTGCCGGTTCTCTTCGGTTCGCGGCTGCTCGCCCCGCTCGCCGACCGCCGAGACACCCGGCGGACGCTGATCGGCCTGGACGGGCTGCGCGCCACAGTACTGACGATGCTGCTGATCGCCGTCTGGGCCGGCATCGGCTTCACCTCGGCGGTCACCATCGGCGTGATGGCGTTCCTCAGCCTGCTGACGCCGTTCTTCACCGCCTCCCAGACCGCGTACCTGCGCCGAGTGCTGCCCGCCGAGCGGATACCCGGCGCTCTGGCGGCGCTGTCACGGGTGGATTGGCTGACCTTCGTCCTGGGGACGGCTGCCGCGCCGCTGATGCTCCAGGTCACCAATTTGCCGGCGCTCATCTTTCTGGACATCATCACCTTCGTCGTCTCCGGACTCCTGCTGGTCAAACTGGCGACCGCCCCCACGGCCGACGGCGCCGGTCGCGGCGTACCGGGCTCGGGCGCCGGCCGACCGCGGCTGACCGCGAGCAGTCGGCTCCTGCTCGCCGGCGTGTTCGCGCTGAACGCTGGCGCGGGACTGATCAACGTCTACCCCAACGTCGTCGCCCGGGACTTCCTGGGCGGTGGGGCCTTTTGGCTGAGCGCCATCAACCTCGCCAACGGCGTCGGAGGCGTGGTCGGCGCCACGCTCGCCGGCCGGCTGCGCACCCAGCGGGGACTCCGTCCCGCGCTGGTGGCCGGGCTCGTGATCTCCGTATCGCTTGCCTGTATGACCTTCGTCACGACCGCCTGGGTCGCCATCGCGGCCAGTACCGTCATGCTCGGCGCCGGCCAGGTGTTCGCAGTACTCTTCCAGGCCCGGATCCTGGCGAACGAGCCGGTTGGCGTGGCCGGGCGGGTGTCCGGCTACTTCACCCTCGGCACATTCGCCGGGGTCACCGTCTCCGTCCTCATGTTCATCGGGATCGTCGACGTGGGCCCGATGAGGCGGTCCTTCACCGTGCTGCTGCTGGTGGCCGCAGTCTGCGCAGCGGTCGCCGCCGCGACCGGGTACGTCGCCGTCCGCCGCTACGGGAACAATGCCGCCGCCGCGGCCGACCCTCCCGAGCCGCCGCCGGCCGGTCAGACCCTCGCGGGCCCGGAAGCCGACGGCAAACTGGTCCGGCAGGCCGGACGGAGCTTTGCCACCGGCGTCGTGGTCGCCACCACGGTCTCCGACGGCGTACCGCACGCCACCACGGTCAACTCCTTCGCCACCGTCTCGCTGGACCCAGCCCTCGTGCTGGTCTGCTTCGACCACACCTCCAGGCTCGGAGCACTAGTCTCGCCGGGGACACCGCTGGGCCTCACCATCCTGTCCGCCCGCCAGGAGCACACCGCCCGTCACTTCGCCCGCGGCGACCGGCCGGACGGCGACGCCCAGTTCGCCGAGCATCCCTGGCGCGCGGGGGAGCGCACCGGTGCGCCGCTGCTCCAGAACGGCATGGGGTGGCTGGAATGCACCGTCCAGTCCGTCGTGCCGGCAGGCGATCACTCGATCGTGGTGGCCCGGGTATCGTCGTGGACACCGTCGGACGACGTTCCGCACGATCCGCTGCTCTTCTTCGGCGGCCGGTTCCGGGCACTCAACACGCACGTGGACGGATCCGGCCCCTCCCCGGACCTCCAGACAGAGGCACGTGAAAGACCGGACCACCAGGCAGCGGACCTCGAAGGCGCCGAGCGGTGA
- a CDS encoding tetratricopeptide repeat protein has translation MTARHSRVRPELFRELDRATGLLDAADPEGPVFLLVASPGGGGKADTVREWLASTDGALSGRTVVAGNGHKYSHGYLAGLQPLVDHALAVAETDAPELVTAAEQSLKRLFPHRDSPAYEVPKDLTGVAGRDERTRFYFHEYQSKLLNGVYEFLDAFASAAEQSHVLVIDNAESLPPTVTQFLEIVAHRRSLCRNLTIVLLVDGDPDVWLTANSATVALPPLSKPEVRRMVESWGYEAPAAKRLEELWRLAQGQPGRLSALMHCAQADVSLPGYLSFETHLDLYLSLLGERPRYDLLERHILDHCTDDDPIAVRNYETFDAGVKERLHREVLAALAGRPEEVLHPVHHLALRDTSDQMVALASVSISLQEIGLYDTWFDLFSRFWADPQLRTMPGGGQIHNLVYLRMAFVLYSLGLAHVSIPYLDTFYQHFPQSLYTPTVLYSQSMAHGRYQSPPDLTTAERFAVLNLEKISGEFSDHPKYEYLKVFAENALAYIRARQGNPEEALRLCTEGMERMHDIYGDEKYALHQSILVYNTAQIYEMTKDFPKAYEVYQRTMALDPNYGEYANDLANMLQRIGRHDEALEYYDRAISLCPPYYEAHLNRARLHVQRGDAEAAEYDFARVLELKPGESRAHLGLAVLRLKRGEAAEALASLDAATYHDPRNAQAWSNRGLALSQLGRTEEAEESLRTALARDPKLTEAWNNLADVLYTGGRPQESLTCLDRAMELSDDPDYAYNRAVLRLESGDPAGATEDVARAAEHGADVAEIDELRARIAKASGTPAN, from the coding sequence ATGACCGCTCGTCATTCGCGTGTCCGCCCCGAACTCTTCCGCGAGTTAGACCGGGCGACCGGGCTGCTCGACGCCGCGGACCCGGAGGGTCCGGTGTTCCTTCTGGTCGCCTCGCCTGGCGGCGGAGGGAAGGCCGACACCGTACGGGAGTGGCTCGCCTCCACGGACGGCGCGCTGTCGGGGCGGACGGTAGTGGCCGGAAACGGGCACAAGTACTCCCACGGCTACCTGGCCGGACTGCAGCCGCTGGTGGACCACGCCCTGGCCGTCGCCGAGACCGATGCCCCGGAGCTGGTCACCGCAGCCGAGCAGTCCCTCAAGCGCCTGTTTCCCCACCGCGACTCCCCGGCCTATGAGGTGCCCAAGGATCTCACCGGCGTCGCCGGCCGTGACGAGCGGACCCGGTTCTACTTCCACGAGTACCAGTCCAAACTCCTCAACGGGGTTTACGAGTTCCTCGATGCCTTCGCCAGTGCTGCCGAGCAGAGCCACGTTCTCGTCATCGACAACGCCGAGTCGCTGCCGCCGACGGTCACCCAGTTCCTGGAGATCGTGGCACACCGCAGAAGTCTGTGCCGGAACCTGACGATCGTCCTGCTGGTCGACGGCGACCCGGACGTCTGGCTCACCGCGAACAGCGCGACGGTGGCGCTGCCGCCGCTGTCGAAGCCCGAGGTGCGCCGAATGGTGGAAAGCTGGGGCTACGAGGCGCCAGCCGCCAAGCGACTCGAAGAACTGTGGCGACTCGCCCAGGGTCAGCCGGGCCGCTTGTCCGCGCTCATGCACTGTGCGCAGGCCGACGTCTCCCTGCCGGGATACCTCTCCTTCGAGACACACCTGGACCTTTATCTCAGCCTGCTCGGCGAGCGGCCCCGGTATGACCTGCTGGAGCGTCACATCCTGGATCACTGCACCGACGACGACCCCATCGCCGTGCGCAATTACGAGACCTTCGACGCCGGCGTCAAGGAACGCCTGCACCGGGAGGTGCTCGCCGCTCTGGCCGGGCGACCGGAAGAGGTCCTGCACCCGGTCCACCACCTCGCCCTGCGAGACACGTCCGACCAGATGGTGGCCCTGGCGTCGGTGTCGATCTCCCTCCAGGAGATCGGCCTCTACGACACCTGGTTCGACCTGTTCTCCCGCTTCTGGGCGGACCCACAGCTTCGGACGATGCCCGGCGGAGGGCAGATCCACAACCTCGTCTACCTGCGCATGGCGTTCGTGCTGTACTCGCTCGGGTTAGCCCACGTGTCGATTCCCTACCTCGACACCTTCTACCAGCACTTCCCTCAGAGCCTTTACACTCCGACCGTCCTGTATTCGCAGAGTATGGCCCACGGGAGGTATCAGTCGCCCCCGGATCTGACCACCGCGGAGCGGTTCGCTGTCCTCAACCTGGAAAAGATCAGCGGAGAATTCAGCGACCACCCAAAATACGAATACCTCAAGGTCTTCGCTGAGAATGCCCTCGCGTACATCAGGGCCCGCCAAGGAAATCCTGAAGAGGCCCTGCGGCTCTGCACCGAGGGCATGGAGCGGATGCACGACATCTACGGGGACGAGAAGTACGCACTGCACCAGTCGATCCTCGTATACAACACGGCGCAGATCTACGAGATGACGAAGGACTTCCCGAAGGCGTACGAAGTCTATCAGCGGACAATGGCCCTCGACCCGAATTACGGCGAGTACGCCAACGACCTGGCCAACATGCTGCAGCGCATCGGGCGGCATGACGAGGCACTGGAGTACTACGACCGGGCCATCTCACTGTGCCCGCCATACTACGAGGCCCACCTGAACCGGGCCCGCCTGCACGTGCAGCGCGGTGACGCGGAGGCGGCCGAGTACGACTTCGCCCGAGTGCTGGAGCTCAAGCCCGGAGAGTCGCGAGCCCACCTGGGGCTGGCCGTCCTGCGCCTCAAGCGAGGCGAGGCCGCTGAGGCGCTGGCGAGCCTGGACGCGGCGACATACCACGACCCGCGCAACGCGCAAGCATGGAGCAACCGGGGCCTGGCCCTGTCGCAACTCGGCCGCACCGAGGAGGCCGAGGAGAGCCTGCGGACAGCACTCGCGCGTGATCCCAAGCTCACCGAGGCGTGGAACAACCTCGCGGACGTGCTGTACACCGGCGGTCGGCCGCAGGAGTCCCTGACCTGCCTCGATCGCGCGATGGAGCTTTCCGACGACCCGGACTACGCCTACAACCGGGCTGTCCTGCGACTGGAGTCGGGCGATCCCGCCGGTGCCACCGAGGACGTGGCCCGCGCGGCGGAGCACGGCGCCGACGTCGCGGAGATCGACGAACTGCGCGCCCGAATTGCCAAGGCTTCGGGTACTCCGGCGAACTGA
- the eno gene encoding phosphopyruvate hydratase: MTAVSRIVAREIVDSRGNPTVEVDVTLEDGSFGRAAVPSGASTGANEAVELRDDDAARFHGKGVRKAVEAVNGPIAEALHGLEAEDQALIDETMITLDGTPNKGNLGANAVLGASLATVKAAASAHRLPLYRYVGGVGARVLPVPMMNIINGGAHADNPIDFQEFMIVPVGAASFAEAVRIGSEVFHTLRKSLAAAGHNTAVGDEGGFAPNLRNADEALSFVVRAIEQTGYVPGEDVVLALDPASSEFYRDGVYDYAGEGVKRSADEHIAYLADLVSRYPIASIEDSMAEDDFDGWKQITKLLGGRIQLVGDDVFCTNVDRLTDGIRGGYANSILVKVNQIGSLTETLTTTETAHKAGYTVVMSHRSGETEDTTIADLAVATNSGQIKTGSLSRSDRTAKYNQLIRIEEELGSQAVYPGNTVLRIRA; encoded by the coding sequence ATGACCGCGGTATCCCGGATCGTCGCCCGCGAAATCGTCGACAGTCGAGGCAACCCGACGGTCGAAGTGGACGTTACCTTGGAGGACGGCTCGTTCGGCCGCGCAGCGGTTCCGTCCGGTGCGTCGACGGGGGCCAACGAAGCCGTAGAACTCCGTGACGACGACGCCGCGCGCTTCCACGGCAAGGGCGTCCGCAAAGCCGTCGAAGCCGTCAACGGCCCCATCGCCGAGGCGCTGCACGGTCTGGAGGCGGAGGACCAGGCGCTCATCGACGAGACCATGATCACGCTGGACGGCACCCCCAACAAGGGGAACCTCGGGGCCAACGCCGTTCTCGGCGCGTCCCTGGCCACGGTCAAGGCGGCGGCGAGCGCCCACCGGCTGCCGCTCTACCGCTACGTCGGCGGCGTCGGCGCCCGCGTGCTGCCGGTGCCGATGATGAACATCATCAACGGCGGTGCCCACGCGGACAATCCGATCGACTTCCAGGAGTTCATGATCGTGCCGGTCGGCGCGGCGAGCTTCGCCGAGGCCGTCCGGATCGGCTCGGAGGTCTTCCACACCCTGCGCAAGTCCCTCGCCGCGGCCGGCCACAACACCGCCGTCGGCGACGAGGGCGGGTTCGCCCCCAACCTCCGCAACGCCGACGAGGCGCTGTCGTTCGTGGTGCGCGCGATCGAGCAGACCGGGTACGTCCCCGGCGAGGACGTCGTGCTGGCTTTGGACCCGGCCTCCTCCGAGTTCTACCGGGACGGTGTCTACGACTACGCCGGCGAGGGCGTGAAGCGCTCGGCCGACGAGCACATCGCCTACCTCGCCGACCTCGTCTCGCGCTACCCCATCGCCTCCATCGAGGACTCGATGGCCGAGGACGACTTCGACGGCTGGAAGCAGATCACGAAGCTGCTCGGCGGCAGGATCCAGCTCGTCGGCGACGATGTCTTCTGCACCAACGTCGACCGGCTGACGGACGGGATCCGCGGCGGCTACGCCAACTCGATCCTGGTGAAGGTCAACCAGATCGGTTCGCTCACCGAGACCCTCACCACCACCGAGACGGCCCACAAGGCCGGCTACACCGTGGTGATGTCGCACCGCTCCGGCGAGACCGAGGACACCACGATCGCCGACCTGGCCGTCGCCACCAACAGCGGTCAGATCAAGACCGGTTCGCTGTCCCGCTCGGACCGGACGGCCAAGTACAACCAGCTCATCCGGATCGAGGAGGAACTCGGCTCGCAGGCCGTCTACCCCGGCAACACGGTCCTGCGGATCCGCGCCTGA